GTTGATTAGGCAGCTTGCCAGATAGATTCTGTAAGAAAGCATCAAATATCATCAGCCAATTGTAAAGGCAATCAGTTGCAGTACGAGTAAaataaacatcatcaaagttacAGACTCAATGTTGAACACATAACATGTCTAGACTCCGGTTGCAGAGGAAAGAACAACCCGGTGAATATGTCATAACTAATTCTTGCGATCCTGGACCAGTAGTTCATGAAAAAGTTGCCAGAATTGGAAACACAGATGAATGGCTATATCTAATATGTGACGTTGTTAAATCTCAAACTAGGAATTTTAAACCAAAAATATCAGTTTCTTAGTGTGTTTGGAACACGACTTCATGATGGAtagaaacataaaaagaaaacgCAAAACTTTATGCTCGTgcatttttatatatagataaaaaccTTTCACTCTCAGTTCCTTCTAAGAATCCTGGTTCTAAACATAGGATTAGGGATTAGGGATTAGGGAAACACCCCATTTAGAATTCTGAATACTTTAAAAACAATCACAAAttagaataaaaacaaaaatatccatGGAGATAAACTCAGAGAAAAATCCCCGTGACCAAATTCCTAAAGAAATAGGGGTTTAGATCAGAACCATACATAATCAATGTCCACGAATTTATTATGGCCTATTGCTCGTTAGCATAATCGATAAAAACCCATGAAACTATTCTTAGAACCAAGTCTCTAGCCAATCACCTCATCTTCAGGTTAATCAAGACACTTGCAAAAAACCAATAAGAGATGCACAGAATCTGTGAATTCCAGGGaattgagaaatgaaagaaaggaGGACCTTCGATACAGTTTCGGCGATCAAGCTCCCATCTTGAAGACCTGGGGGATTCGCCGCCGTGCAATCCCGTGGCGTTTCGAACAAGGAGAGGGAGAATTGCTTAAAAACAACCCCAACATCGAAGTAAATCAAGCCGGAGCTGGGAATATCCACCCGAATTTCCTTAACGGGGAACCAAAGAAACAAATCTTGAGCAGAAAGACCCGAAAGGCCGGCGATCTGGCCGTAGGAGAGAGTGCCGGAAACGTTGCGATCGTAGTGGAGTTCGTTCTCGTACTTGGCATTGCACTCTTGATCCAAATGGACCTCGAACTGGCCGGCGTCGTCCAAATGGAATTCCTTGACGCCCTTAGGGAGTAAGCCCATCGGCAGGCCGTTCGATCGGAGCACATCATATATCGACAAGGCTTCGGCGGCGGCTGAAGCCCAGAGATGGGTCGAGAAGGAGAACACAAACAGTAGTAGGAATCGGAGAAGCATTGTTGGGGGTGGGTTTTTgcaaagcagcagcagcagcagcagcagaggGGAGGAAGAATTTTTGCATCAACAGAGAAGGGTGGGGTAGGGTTTAAGGAattgagaaaaagagaaaaatgatggagagagagagagagagagagagagagagatgccagcaagcaagaaagaaagaatagattaTAGAGAGGGAGCGAGGGAGAAAGGGTGGGTTagattagaagaagagatattAGTAGATGAGATTACGGTCAGGGTCAATTGATTTGTTGCTGGATGTTGTGTTACCGAAATGGCAAGGGTCTTGCAAGTAAGGACTGGCCACGTGTACATAGAGGGGGGTATATATGTAATTCAGAAATTGGAAACGGTACGTTCACACGGGAAACGGGGGCGCTGATGGTGGAGCGATAAGCACGAAAATGGAAGGAATGGCCATAAATAGAGCtagcgagcgagcgagcgagcgagagtTGTGgagctaaaaataaaataaaatttaattaattactaaataaatataataatactaatagAGATTGCATGCCATTAAAGATATTCATAGCCaactagtagtagtagtagtagtagtagtagatATTTGTTAGTGGGTGGCTGAAGGCAGGcaggctggctggctggctggcagGCTCCCATAGTCCCATCCATTCCCAtctaaaatatatgttatattattattattattatgtagaAGAATGTAGTAGTAACATGatgaaatatataataatattattattattagtaataaTCAATCATGCATGGTAATGGGTGAGGGTAGGGTAGGTGCCTTTGGAAAATACATACCAACAGTGATTATACTCGAATTTGTCGGTCATTGgtataacaataacaataataataataataatacaaaactTATACCCACCGCTACGACAAATTTACCTTAATTTTTCACGGTCACGCctaaataattgtaattattaagAAACATCCGATCGACGACTACTTAATGAagagattgattgattgattgattagccgaaatgcataaataaaattataattgtatatatGAATCAGCAGATCAGCAACACCACGactgaccccccccccccccccccccaggaGACGGAGacgatatatatatagcatttaTAGGAGAATTGGAAATAGATTTAGATATTTGgtaaataagatttggatacAGAAATTTAAACTTGGTCttattaattactattatttttattttagcttcttcttcttttgttagGAACCCCAGTTGACCAACTTAATAATTCACTATTATAACATTGTAAATAAGTGTGTTGGGTGCGGCAGCATTGCAAATCAAATCCTTAgtgcacaaaataaaaatcaaaagaataaatcgatagcaacaacaagaagaacacGAAATAAACTCCCTATTTCAACTAATGAATGACAATCATGAAGACAATAGATCAAGCCTTAGTTTTGAATTCATCAACACCACTTAGGTAACTCCAAAAATAGAGACACCAAACCACAAATGAGCCTAAACCTAAAAATGTTAAAAGGCCCGTCCTAGGTTGACCACAGGCTTTTTAAACAGATAGAGGATCAGCCCATTTACTGAAAAGGCCAAGCCTAGTCTGACCCTTTTTGCCATGGGTAGGGACGAGTCAGGCCACCCCATGGGCCTAGCAAGCTTGTGGGCCTTAGCCTACAAGGCCTAGTAGGCCGGTCTCGGTGGGCGAGGCCCACATGCCCTAGTAAGCTGAGCCCACTGAGCCcgaatccttttttttttttaaataatttttttaaaaaataatacatatataaatatcaaaataatgtatatataaaaattaatttttttaattttttttttcaaataattttctatcttaagttttaaatataatttcatcattttatatttcaaaattctatatgccttgtaaattttattgtgaattgatataaaaaataatgcacatataaaaagatgaatgtttatttataatttaaatatataaaaattttagcttaaaaattgtaaatatattgatggttattatttatatatattgtgaaatataaattttttagccttcaatatcaataattaataaaaaataacataatcaaaaaataaatgagtaaGGAACGTTGAAAATAACATAAGGTCCCAACAAGCTGGGTCTAACCGGTCGGGCCCAGTGGGCCACAGGCTAGGCCAGGCAACCCGTAGGCTGCCCGACCCTTTTGACATTTCTACCCAACCCCCCctccaaaaaaattgaaaccttCAAACCCCCAAGTCTCTCGATTGATTGACACCTCTCTCTCAAGCCACACAAGCTTCCACACACAGTTGGATCTACCAAGAAACGGAAAGTAATCACAAAGCTATGGGTTCAACAATGGCTGAGAACACTTACATATAGAAAAGACAATCGATCCCCATAAATACACCTCATCGATAAATCGTCCAAGACGAACAAGGAAAGGCGCGACACTCAACAAGGAAAGGATCGCCAGACCAAGAAGGAAAAACAATCCGCCATATAATAAAGGAGCAATCGACCACAACAAGGGTGCCCAAGGAAAAAGAATCGGCCATCGCACACATAAGGCAAAAGGGGAAAGAATGATCCCTTTTATATTAAGGATCTAGGGCACAAGAGAAATGAGCTAAGGTAGCAGGCTTGGGCTTCTCCCTTTCTTGAACAAATGGGTCAAGCCCTATTTCTCCTCTAAAGAAAAGGTTAAAGGCTTATGGCCCAACTTCTATTTGGACAGCCAACAAAGGTGTTGAATCGTCATTTTAATCTTGAACCGAAATCTATGAAATTAACTTGAACCATCATGATTGCTTTAGATTTTATTAGGAAACATAAACCCAACAAAGTGTGacattatttaacatatatctGGACATACTTACTATTACACTTTAtttattcaaactaaatataaaaattatcttcCTTGACTTGCATGAAAGGGGAAATAAGAGTCCATGATTtctattgaattttattttattgtagtTGGTCCACGTATTATTAGAAGAGATTGAAGTGGAAATATTGTTacatgtattttaatttttattatactatatatatatatattagcacgATAATCTCAATATATATTGTGGCATGCATGTATTATTATTTCTCCATATTAtaatacattatattatattgtgaTAACACTTTATTTATTGTTGGACAGAAATGGAAATAACTAGTTACTTTAGTTTCTTAATTATTGAAATTACTCTTAAAATTTGTCTAAATTACGTGCGCAGATTACCCATATATAGATGAGATTTAAGCATAACCGGGCGAGTGTGATTTTTAGTAGTCGTCATGCTTGAAGCGAAGCAGCTGTGGGAGACAGCTGGGCTTTGTCACAGGACGAGCCGGGAGGGAGGGGATCCCGGCTTGTCTTGTGACATTATTGTGAGCTACACCTACACCGACACAATACTACAGCTACACTAGAGAATTCCAAAGGAAAGTTGTCTCTAAGGGAGATTTGGTATgggaaaagtttttaaatttttgaaatttatgattcttggaaatatttttaaaattttttgattcataagatttatgcaattctatgtttggatagatttaaacattctcgggaatgttgagtattcttttctgAGAATTTTACATTcgtatgtttggtttaaatgtaaaattcttgggaattcatgttcttttttaaaaattacccttatttaattttttatttaaaaatgataaatttattctactatataaaatattgggacccataatatctttagaaaataaaaaaaatatattatttttttacacattatatatatatgcatgtgtatatatatataatatatatacataatatatatatttgtatgaatatctactttaatatatatataatattttataataaataatataaatatattataatatttttttatatttaatatataatatatataatatgtttttatggaattataaaaaagtaatagatgttttaatctttttatttattaaaaatattctcaaattcGTGGAAAATTTAGATTCCCAATCtcccataaattttttttgtgaaaaaattaattaaaaatcattttcaaaaatcttattttctaaaattatttttataaaaaaattatactaaacataaaaatacatattcTCAGCCTAATATTATCAGCGATCTTGAACATCATCCGGAATGTTAAAATTTCCCATTAACAAACGCACCCTAATTTCTACGCCTGGGTGGAAATGGGCCCCAAATTGCAGAACGCAGGAGCGCTCCAAGTCCAAGTTCCAATCCAGTCATGGTTTGCACTTTCCCATGGCCAGACCCATACCACCTCCACCGCCATGTCTCCTCCTCTTGTCTAAAAAGCAAAAGGATCCCCAAATTGCTCTCTTCCAGTAGTACCATCATCAAgtaaaggaaaggaaaagctGAACAGCCGTCGGCAACTAGCGGGGGAGCGAGCGagataaagagagagatagaaacaGAGGGTGCCGAATCCAATGCCCTCTTCCAGTCTACTATCAATTTCCGGCTGCTTCTTCTGTTCTGTTCTCTCCTTGTTTACTGCTGTTGCCTTTGCGGGCGATCCTTATATTTTCTATGATTGGACTGTCTCTTACATCGCTGCCTCCCCTCTTGGCGTTAAACAGCAGGTTCCTTCAatttccttcct
The Diospyros lotus cultivar Yz01 chromosome 12, ASM1463336v1, whole genome shotgun sequence DNA segment above includes these coding regions:
- the LOC127787092 gene encoding uncharacterized protein LOC127787092, producing MLLRFLLLFVFSFSTHLWASAAAEALSIYDVLRSNGLPMGLLPKGVKEFHLDDAGQFEVHLDQECNAKYENELHYDRNVSGTLSYGQIAGLSGLSAQDLFLWFPVKEIRVDIPSSGLIYFDVGVVFKQFSLSLFETPRDCTAANPPGLQDGSLIAETVSKNLSGKLPNQPDQGNSMRAVS